A genomic window from Sphingobacterium spiritivorum includes:
- a CDS encoding DNA polymerase III subunit, whose product MQFKDIIGHQEIKDHLVRTVLENRVSHAQLFLGPEGSGSLALAHAYAQFINCEAKLADDSCGQCNSCRKYAKIIHPDLHFSFPFFAKGKEETSVTYMEEWRAAFLKNPYLSLEYWRGQLEADNKQANINIAEAHDIIKKLSLKAFEAEYKILIMWLPEYLDTQGNALLKLIEEPPEKTLFLLVSENQDRILNTIISRTQLVKIQKLPHQEITNYLIEERGIQKEQAGEIAFIADGNLQQALNLLSESGNHLDLLIRWLRFIVSDAGLHMISICDDELSKLGRENQKSFLLYAINMMRQIILIKEELHDLVFLPEKELEFVNKFAPLFTVNQIEEAVSLFEKTHYCVERNANPKILFLDLSLQLVLLFKYQTFPKGTQYI is encoded by the coding sequence ATGCAGTTTAAAGATATTATTGGTCATCAGGAAATTAAAGATCATCTCGTACGCACAGTATTGGAGAACAGGGTGAGTCATGCTCAGTTGTTTCTGGGTCCTGAGGGTTCGGGGAGCCTGGCTCTGGCCCATGCCTATGCCCAATTTATCAATTGCGAAGCCAAACTTGCAGACGACAGTTGCGGTCAGTGTAATTCCTGTCGGAAATATGCCAAAATAATTCATCCCGACCTTCACTTCTCTTTTCCCTTTTTTGCGAAAGGAAAAGAAGAAACTTCTGTAACATATATGGAAGAATGGCGTGCTGCTTTTTTGAAAAATCCATACCTCAGTCTTGAATATTGGAGAGGACAACTCGAAGCAGATAATAAACAAGCGAATATCAATATAGCAGAAGCGCATGATATTATCAAAAAGCTTAGTTTGAAAGCCTTTGAAGCAGAATACAAAATCCTGATCATGTGGCTGCCGGAATACCTGGATACACAGGGTAATGCTCTGCTCAAATTAATAGAGGAACCACCGGAAAAAACCCTTTTTCTACTGGTATCAGAAAATCAGGATCGCATATTAAATACTATTATTTCCCGTACACAGCTTGTCAAGATTCAAAAACTTCCACATCAGGAAATTACAAATTATCTGATAGAAGAACGCGGAATTCAGAAAGAACAGGCCGGAGAAATTGCATTTATTGCAGACGGGAATCTTCAACAGGCGCTCAATCTGCTCTCAGAATCCGGTAATCATCTGGATTTACTGATCCGTTGGCTGCGATTTATTGTCAGCGATGCAGGTCTGCATATGATCAGTATATGTGACGATGAGTTGTCAAAACTGGGGAGAGAGAATCAGAAAAGTTTTCTGTTGTATGCCATAAATATGATGAGGCAGATTATCCTTATCAAGGAAGAATTGCATGATCTGGTGTTCCTTCCGGAGAAGGAATTGGAGTTTGTAAATAAATTTGCGCCTCTTTTTACGGTGAATCAGATCGAAGAAGCTGTATCTTTATTTGAAAAAACACATTATTGTGTAGAACGCAATGCAAATCCTAAAATATTATTTTTAGATTTATCTTTGCAATTAGTTTTATTGTTTAAGTATCAAACGTTCCCAAAAGGGACTCAATATATATAA